The Bacillus carboniphilus genome contains a region encoding:
- the proC gene encoding pyrroline-5-carboxylate reductase encodes MKKTKILFCGAGRMATAIISRLYMNTSFEIVVTNRTDKERLDWLEKEYNVQSVSHWKEAIHDSDVIILAIPPDIHNEVLSEMNSYINGQLIVTVAGGFGVKALEKALPEKTPAAWVMPNTAAKLGESITLYTCGDDVSLKERKILKDILSSIGEYEEFSEEQVKNLTAITGSAPAFVYYFAEALVESAMSYGVEKDKAEKLVAQMIHGSSLMLKKELNPVMLRDQVSSPGGSTSAGIDSLQNDLYKSIVHRAITETTRKAKKIDKDEK; translated from the coding sequence TTGAAAAAGACAAAAATTTTATTTTGTGGGGCAGGACGTATGGCTACTGCCATCATTTCACGGCTATATATGAATACTTCTTTTGAAATTGTTGTAACGAACCGAACAGATAAAGAAAGACTTGATTGGCTAGAGAAAGAATATAACGTTCAGTCTGTATCGCATTGGAAAGAAGCGATTCATGATTCAGACGTTATCATTCTTGCCATTCCACCAGATATACACAATGAAGTATTATCTGAAATGAACAGTTATATTAATGGTCAATTGATCGTAACAGTTGCTGGAGGTTTTGGTGTCAAAGCATTAGAGAAGGCTTTACCTGAAAAGACTCCAGCCGCTTGGGTGATGCCAAATACCGCGGCTAAACTTGGCGAGTCCATTACCCTTTATACATGTGGTGACGATGTATCGTTAAAAGAAAGAAAGATCCTTAAAGATATTCTTTCCTCAATTGGAGAGTATGAAGAATTTTCAGAAGAACAGGTCAAGAACTTAACAGCGATAACAGGTAGTGCACCTGCCTTCGTTTATTATTTTGCTGAGGCGCTTGTCGAATCAGCCATGTCTTATGGAGTTGAAAAAGATAAAGCAGAAAAGCTTGTCGCTCAAATGATTCATGGTTCTTCTCTTATGCTCAAAAAAGAGCTTAATCCAGTCATGTTACGAGATCAAGTTTCTTCCCCTGGTGGTTCAACATCCGCGGGAATTGACTCTCTACAAAATGATTTGTATAAAAGTATAGTTCACCGTGCCATTACCGAAACAACACGTAAAGCAAAAAAAATAGACAAAGATGAAAAATAG
- a CDS encoding YqhR family membrane protein, producing the protein MTNQQEVQKSREKGKQEGQLEQNKQEPPLSFVSRVMITGFFGGVFWSFLAYVAHIFNFTSIGPNMILIPFAVGDWKYETLGHLLGILAIGLVSILVALLYYVTLKRFQSIWVGAMYGLVLWGFVFIVLKPLFPDMEPITKIGINTNVTTICTYLLFGVFVGYSISFEANEIQNHQGKEVEQ; encoded by the coding sequence ATGACCAATCAACAAGAAGTTCAAAAAAGTCGTGAAAAAGGAAAGCAGGAAGGTCAGCTTGAGCAAAATAAACAAGAGCCACCTTTATCGTTTGTTAGCCGTGTGATGATTACTGGTTTTTTTGGTGGTGTCTTTTGGAGTTTTTTAGCTTATGTTGCGCATATTTTTAATTTTACGTCAATTGGTCCCAATATGATTCTTATTCCCTTTGCCGTTGGTGATTGGAAATATGAAACACTGGGGCACTTGTTAGGAATTCTAGCGATTGGATTAGTTAGTATTTTAGTTGCATTATTGTACTATGTAACGTTAAAAAGGTTTCAGTCTATATGGGTCGGTGCAATGTATGGGCTTGTATTATGGGGCTTTGTTTTCATTGTATTAAAGCCGTTATTTCCAGATATGGAGCCGATTACAAAAATAGGGATTAATACGAATGTAACAACTATTTGCACCTATTTACTTTTTGGCGTCTTTGTAGGTTATTCTATCTCTTTTGAAGCGAATGAAATTCAAAATCATCAAGGAAAAGAAGTGGAACAATAA
- a CDS encoding M24 family metallopeptidase yields the protein MKLERLRTRLDELEVEGLLITNSYNCQYMTGFTGSSGVAIITKNHAAFITDFRYMEQATEQVKGYEIIEHKQSLIKEVAKFIGKTGIKKLGFEQDSLNYATYSAYKEEMEDIQFAPVSKAVEKLRLIKSEAEIKILKEAVQIADDAFDHILSYIKPGVKETDVSNELEFFMRKNGAVSSSFDKIVASGHRSALPHGVASDKTIQSGEFVTLDFGAYYKGYCSDITRTVAVGEPNEKLREIYDVVLNAQLKGMQEIKPGLTGKQADAITRDYITEMGYGDYFGHSTGHGLGMEVHEGPGLSSRSDEELVPGMVVTVEPGIYIPGIGGVRIEDDTVITESGNESLSHSPKELIIL from the coding sequence ATGAAGTTAGAAAGATTAAGAACGCGCCTAGATGAGTTAGAAGTAGAGGGGTTATTAATTACGAATTCTTATAATTGTCAATATATGACGGGGTTTACAGGATCATCAGGTGTGGCAATTATTACAAAAAACCATGCAGCTTTTATTACAGACTTTCGCTACATGGAGCAAGCTACTGAACAAGTAAAAGGGTATGAAATCATAGAACATAAGCAATCTCTTATAAAAGAAGTAGCAAAATTTATTGGTAAAACAGGCATTAAAAAATTAGGATTCGAACAAGATTCACTTAACTATGCGACTTACTCAGCCTACAAAGAGGAAATGGAAGATATTCAATTTGCTCCGGTTTCAAAAGCGGTGGAAAAGTTACGCTTGATTAAGTCTGAGGCAGAGATTAAGATATTAAAGGAAGCTGTACAAATAGCAGATGATGCTTTTGATCATATTTTGTCATACATAAAACCGGGTGTAAAAGAAACGGATGTATCAAATGAGTTAGAATTTTTTATGCGCAAAAACGGAGCTGTTTCTTCCTCGTTTGATAAAATTGTTGCTTCTGGTCATCGTTCCGCGCTTCCTCATGGGGTTGCAAGTGATAAGACCATTCAGTCGGGAGAGTTTGTGACACTCGATTTTGGAGCCTACTATAAAGGGTATTGTTCTGACATTACACGAACAGTGGCTGTTGGTGAACCAAACGAAAAATTGCGTGAAATCTATGATGTCGTTTTAAATGCTCAACTAAAAGGCATGCAGGAAATTAAACCTGGTTTAACAGGCAAGCAAGCGGATGCGATTACAAGGGATTACATAACTGAAATGGGTTATGGTGACTATTTTGGACATTCAACTGGTCATGGACTAGGTATGGAAGTTCATGAAGGACCGGGTCTTTCTAGTCGTTCAGATGAAGAATTAGTTCCGGGGATGGTTGTTACGGTTGAACCAGGAATCTATATTCCTGGTATAGGTGGTGTTCGAATCGAAGACGATACGGTGATAACCGAGAGTGGCAACGAATCGTTATCACATTCACCAAAAGAGTTAATTATACTGTAA
- a CDS encoding endonuclease/exonuclease/phosphatase family protein, translating into MIQKGFNLNFLTWNLYLGANIVPLFFPPPTKEELPKITEEVYRQFSATNFPVRARAIAKQIKEINPDIIGLQEVAIWTLSPPQGTKASKVVTDFLNILLCTLKKR; encoded by the coding sequence ATGATACAAAAAGGATTTAATTTAAATTTTTTAACATGGAACCTTTATTTAGGAGCAAATATTGTACCGTTGTTTTTCCCCCCACCAACTAAGGAAGAGCTTCCTAAAATCACGGAAGAAGTTTACCGACAATTTTCAGCTACGAATTTTCCAGTAAGAGCAAGAGCAATTGCAAAACAGATAAAAGAAATTAATCCAGACATTATTGGCTTGCAAGAAGTAGCAATCTGGACTCTTTCTCCACCTCAAGGAACAAAAGCGTCAAAAGTAGTAACGGACTTCTTAAATATATTACTTTGCACGTTAAAAAAAAGATGA
- the mntR gene encoding transcriptional regulator MntR, whose translation MPTPSMEDYIEQIYLLIQDKGYARVSDIADALSVHPSSVTKMVQKLDKDDYLNYERYRGLALSAKGKKIGERLVYRHELLEKFMRIIGVQEDKIYNDVEGIEHHISWDAIARIGDLVDYFEEDDQRVNSLKEVQTRNEKE comes from the coding sequence ATGCCAACACCGAGCATGGAGGATTATATAGAACAAATTTATTTACTCATTCAGGATAAAGGATACGCCCGTGTATCGGACATTGCAGATGCTTTGTCTGTACATCCCTCCTCCGTTACAAAAATGGTTCAAAAACTAGATAAAGATGACTATCTTAATTATGAACGATATAGAGGATTAGCCTTGTCAGCAAAGGGGAAAAAGATTGGTGAACGTCTTGTATATCGCCATGAGTTGTTAGAAAAGTTTATGAGAATCATTGGTGTGCAAGAGGACAAAATTTATAATGATGTGGAAGGAATTGAGCATCATATTAGTTGGGATGCCATCGCACGAATTGGAGATCTCGTAGATTATTTTGAAGAAGATGACCAGAGAGTGAATTCCCTTAAAGAAGTTCAAACAAGAAATGAGAAAGAATAA
- the aroQ gene encoding type II 3-dehydroquinate dehydratase, with translation MSEFLVINGPNLNRLGVREPNHYGAKTLIDLEKELRQFAKSNQCQIAFFQSNVEGILIDKIHESEELFDGVVINPGAYTHYSIAIRDAIASISIPVIEVHLSNIHAREEFRHQSVTAPVTVGQIIGLGFYGYKLAVLALKNRIGGVNK, from the coding sequence GTGAGTGAGTTTTTGGTAATTAATGGTCCTAATTTAAATAGGTTAGGTGTTCGAGAACCGAATCATTATGGTGCAAAAACGTTAATAGATTTAGAAAAAGAACTCAGGCAGTTTGCAAAATCGAATCAATGTCAAATTGCTTTTTTTCAATCGAATGTAGAAGGGATTCTCATTGATAAGATACATGAAAGTGAAGAGCTTTTTGATGGTGTGGTTATCAATCCTGGAGCGTATACACACTATAGCATTGCGATTCGTGATGCTATCGCAAGCATTTCTATCCCAGTCATTGAAGTACATCTATCTAATATTCATGCCAGAGAAGAATTTCGGCATCAGTCTGTTACAGCACCTGTAACGGTTGGCCAAATTATAGGTTTGGGTTTTTATGGATATAAGTTAGCCGTATTAGCACTGAAAAATAGAATAGGGGGAGTAAATAAATGA
- a CDS encoding SA1362 family protein: MNKIITYWIFLLIISLATIGLLFSILYDTKNFFSTLLVWIIVISIIFLVIRFIMSKNKGTEYQSFVKAAKKSKKRHNKNRPSVKRREFNKKLNSCH; encoded by the coding sequence TTGAATAAAATAATAACCTATTGGATTTTTTTACTGATTATTTCTTTAGCAACCATTGGTTTGCTGTTTTCAATCCTGTATGATACGAAAAATTTTTTTAGTACACTATTAGTATGGATAATTGTGATTAGCATTATTTTCTTAGTGATCAGATTTATTATGAGCAAAAACAAAGGAACGGAATATCAATCCTTTGTTAAAGCTGCAAAAAAATCAAAAAAACGACATAATAAGAATAGACCTTCTGTTAAAAGAAGAGAATTTAACAAGAAGCTCAACTCCTGCCATTAG